ACCAACGATCGTGCTGACCCCGGGCTCCTCCATAGTCACGCCGTAGATCCAGTCGGCAGCTTCGATGGTGCGCGGGTTGTGCGTAATCACCACAAACTGCGTCTGCCCACTGAACTCCTGAAGCAGGCGGATGAATCGCCCAATGTTGTTTTCGTCCAGCGGAGCATCGACCTCGTCGAGCACACAGAACGGGCTCGGCTTCACCAGATAGATCCCGAAAAGAAGAGAAAGCGCGGTGAGCGCTCTCTCTCCACCGGAAAGCAGGTCGATGCGCTGTGTCCTCTTACCCTTGGGTGACGCGTGGATCTCGATTGGAGACTCAAGAGGATCGTCGGGGTCCTGAAGCCAGATGTCCGCCTCACCACCCTCGAAGAGGCGGAGGAAGGTCTTCCGGAAGTTCTCGCGAATCTGGGAGAAGGTACCGATGAAAAGATCCGTCGCTGTCTTGTTGATCTCTCGGATGGCCGACCGAAGGTCGTTGCGAGCCGCTACTAGGTCGTCGCGTTGCGTCGTCAGAAAATCCAGGCGTTCGCTTTCCTCATCATGCTCCTCTACCGCGAGCATGTTCACCGGGCCAAGGCGATCCAAGGCCTGTATGAGTTTCTCAAGTTCACGCTCGAGGTCAGCGTGCTCGCCCTCAATTGGCTGAGCCTCGGAAAGGAGGGTGTCGAGCGGCTTGCCCCACTCGCCCTCGAGGCGCTCCCGGATGCGTTCGATACGCCCCGTGATCTCCTGCTGCTCTAGTTCCAGACTATGCCGTCGGTCAGAAACTGCCCGCTCCTGAGTGCGGGCGTCCCGCGCGCGGCGCTCAGCCTTGTCCAAGTTCTCCGAGATGGCATGCAGGGCCTCATCACGGGCCTGAACATCGGTTTCAGCAGCTGTCCGTTCCCCGAAGAGCCGCTCCGTAGCCTCCTCCCCTTCCTTTCGCAGCGAGCGAGCCTCCTCCTGCTCGGTCCGGAGTCCTTGCTCTTCCTTGTCGAGCCCTTCGACCCTCGCGGTTGCCTGCGTTCGCCCCGCTGCAATTGCCTCTAGTCGGTCATTCAGGCGGGTCACATCCCCCTCGAGGCGGGCGACGTCGACGGCAAGGCCCGCTTCTTCTGCGCGGGCCACCTCCCATTCCTCTTGGACGGTCTCAAGTGCCTCTCGCGAGCGGTCTCTCTCCTCTTGAATGCCCGATTCTTGCTCGAGCAGTACCGCCCGATCGTCTCGCGCTTCAGCCGCTCGTTCAACCGCCCGGGTGCGGGCAGCCTTGGTTCCCTCGACCTGTCGCGCCAGTTCGTCACGGAGACGATTCATACGCCCTCGCTGGTCGGTCTGTGCCGTCAGATCGCCATGCGCCTTCCTGTGTTCGTCGTCCGCGGCCTGCCTGGTTGTCCGAGATTCAGCCAACCAGGACTCTGCAGATCCTAGGGCTACTTCGGTTGCGGCCATGGCATACCGGGCGGCAGCGGCCTCGGTGTCCGCAGCTTCGTACTCGACGGATACCCGCCTTAGCTCTTTCTTTCGTTCCAGAACGCCTGACCCACCGGACGGATTTCCGACCCGCACGACGCCTCTGCGCTCGGTGACCGGGATACCCGTCACACTAGCACCCGTCGACTCGACCCCATCGAGCAGGGCCTTCACCCATGGCGCGCCCGCGCCCGATACCCCGATGCTATCCAGTAACCCACCAGAAGCCTTGCCCGCGCTCTCGGGTACGCGATCCAGCGGAAGAACGATGAGGCCGCCCCCGCCCTCCCATTCGTTGCCAAACCACCCCAGAATCTGATCGAGGGAGGCGCCATCTTGTACGACAAGCGCGGTCGCGAGGGGGCCGAGGTAGCCCTCGACCGCTGAGGTCGCTGTGGCATCGGCGTCAATGAAATCAGACAAAACACCCAGGACGCCCCCGCCAGAAGCATCGAGCGCGCTCCGCACGACCGGTTCGACACCTTCGCGATCCCTCTCCAGCCCCTCGAGAGCGGCCTTTCGGGCCCTCAATGAGGCTGCCAGATCTCCGGTTTCGCGCTCCGCGCGGCGAGCCGCATCGAACGCGAGCCGAGCAGCCTCGACTGCTGTCTGGCCGTCGGCGACAGCCGATCGGGTGGTATCAAGGGTCTTCGCAAGTTGATCTAGGCGACCCGAGAACAGATCTCCCTGCCCTTCGAGGTCCGTGAGCGAGTCGGCGGTCTTCTCCAACTCGAGATTCACCTGGCCGAGCCGGCGTTCCAGCTCGACAGCCTGCGCCTCGGAAGCGTCTGCATCTCCTTCGAATTGGGCCCCGCGGCGCGCGATATCGCGGCCTCTGGACTCCGCTCCGTCGAGCGCCCTACGGGCCTCCTGGAGCCGGTCGCGCACGACTTGGGCATCGGCAGAGCGCTCGACTGCGATTGCCTTCAGCGTGGTGAGCTCTTCGGCCGCCTGAGCACCTCCAGCAGATAGCTCTGCCTCATCTTTCCCGAGACTGGCGGCGCGCTCGCGTGCCTCACTCCGTTCGCCGTCGATCTGCGCCATGCGTCTTTCAGCGTACGCCGCGCGCTCATCAGCGACGGCCAGGTCCCGCTCCCACCGGACGAGCTGCTCACGCACACCACCAAGCACACCTGCCGCGGTGATTCTGGCCTTCTCAGCGCCCACTTCGCTTAACCGCAGCGATTCGTATTCAGCCTCGGCCGAGGCGAGCTCGGCGACCATACCCTGCTCTGTCTGCTGATCCCCGCTGAGGTCTTTCTGCACAACAGCGAGTCGAGTTCGGATCGTGTCGAGCTGGTGGCGAACGACCGCGACTTCAACGTCAAGTCTCCGCTGACGGTACTCGGTGTACCGCTGCGCCTTACCCCTTTGCCTCGAAAGAGACCGGACCTTGGTGGTGACTTCCGAGATCACGTCGTCGAGTCGCTGGAGATCCAGATCAGCCCGCTCGAGACGGCGCACCGCGGCCTTCCTGCGGTCCTTGTACTTCCCAATGCCGGAGGCTTCTTCGAACAGCCCGCGCCGCTCTTCTGCGCGATCGGAGAGAATCGCATCGATCATGCGGTTCTCGATCATGGCGTATGCGTTAGCACCGAGTCCGGTGTCTCGATAAAGATCGACTACGTCCTTGAGGCGAACGGTCGATCGGTTGATCGAGTACTCGCTACCTCCGTCGCGAAAAACCTGTCGCCCGATTTCGACTTCTTCGACCGGAATCGGGAGCGCACCGTCTTCGTTCGTCACGGTGAGCGAAACCGATCCGCGATTGACCGGTCGACGATTGACGGTGCCTTGGAAGATCGCCTCTTCCATTTTGGCACCCCGGATTGCAGTCGGGCGCTGCTCTCCGAGAACCCACCGGATGGCGTCCGAGATATTGGACTTTCCACACCCGTTGGGCCCAACGACGGCAGTAATCCCTTCGTGGAATTCGACCGTGGTCGAATCCGCGAATGATTTGAAGCCCTGAAGCTTGAGCGACTTGAGCCTCATCCGAGTCCCGCCGAGATGAACCAACCCAATCCAGCGATAACCACCATGGCCAGAATCACGAACATGATCATCCGCGGGACTCCACCAGAGCCCTTCTTCAGAGTCAATCCTGAGGGTGCACCGAGATCCGACGCTCCAGTGGACAGACCGTGCACCCCACTCGTAGCACCAGTGACCGCGCG
This region of Longimicrobiales bacterium genomic DNA includes:
- a CDS encoding AAA family ATPase; the encoded protein is MRLKSLKLQGFKSFADSTTVEFHEGITAVVGPNGCGKSNISDAIRWVLGEQRPTAIRGAKMEEAIFQGTVNRRPVNRGSVSLTVTNEDGALPIPVEEVEIGRQVFRDGGSEYSINRSTVRLKDVVDLYRDTGLGANAYAMIENRMIDAILSDRAEERRGLFEEASGIGKYKDRRKAAVRRLERADLDLQRLDDVISEVTTKVRSLSRQRGKAQRYTEYRQRRLDVEVAVVRHQLDTIRTRLAVVQKDLSGDQQTEQGMVAELASAEAEYESLRLSEVGAEKARITAAGVLGGVREQLVRWERDLAVADERAAYAERRMAQIDGERSEARERAASLGKDEAELSAGGAQAAEELTTLKAIAVERSADAQVVRDRLQEARRALDGAESRGRDIARRGAQFEGDADASEAQAVELERRLGQVNLELEKTADSLTDLEGQGDLFSGRLDQLAKTLDTTRSAVADGQTAVEAARLAFDAARRAERETGDLAASLRARKAALEGLERDREGVEPVVRSALDASGGGVLGVLSDFIDADATATSAVEGYLGPLATALVVQDGASLDQILGWFGNEWEGGGGLIVLPLDRVPESAGKASGGLLDSIGVSGAGAPWVKALLDGVESTGASVTGIPVTERRGVVRVGNPSGGSGVLERKKELRRVSVEYEAADTEAAAARYAMAATEVALGSAESWLAESRTTRQAADDEHRKAHGDLTAQTDQRGRMNRLRDELARQVEGTKAARTRAVERAAEARDDRAVLLEQESGIQEERDRSREALETVQEEWEVARAEEAGLAVDVARLEGDVTRLNDRLEAIAAGRTQATARVEGLDKEEQGLRTEQEEARSLRKEGEEATERLFGERTAAETDVQARDEALHAISENLDKAERRARDARTQERAVSDRRHSLELEQQEITGRIERIRERLEGEWGKPLDTLLSEAQPIEGEHADLERELEKLIQALDRLGPVNMLAVEEHDEESERLDFLTTQRDDLVAARNDLRSAIREINKTATDLFIGTFSQIRENFRKTFLRLFEGGEADIWLQDPDDPLESPIEIHASPKGKRTQRIDLLSGGERALTALSLLFGIYLVKPSPFCVLDEVDAPLDENNIGRFIRLLQEFSGQTQFVVITHNPRTIEAADWIYGVTMEEPGVSTIVGVKLQEALEVASAV